In Legionella spiritensis, the following proteins share a genomic window:
- a CDS encoding OmpP1/FadL family transporter produces MMRYPIAALLGFACANVSANVIQYYTGISYSNPAELFKVQKNEFIIGGTAFYADLRFSGNVLNFNTFQYDTGASSSNRYSLLPYGRIATRVDSKMVVGVDVTEPFHSNLMWGRHAVTRYAATETLLTDVEFTPRFSYSFTPQLYGGGGINFNFLKNNETNWALPVGPGPTDYDTLVNRTSGFGVGYNAGLYYVINQTNFLGAVYYSSIKQSSRGTSFLNGVANSALQFNFRMPSTTVLNYVHIFNPYWLASIQVFNVRWDQNQFARIKNTAAPPPVGPNFTFTMGYEDTWSFAAAVRHQLNDKLGLTAIFLQDNGPEQDHLRTINFPSDVQYFGGLSADYQVSKNTSVQFLYGQVYSNTLIANFVAANGQSIPFTAGRVRIHADVIELRFKIQT; encoded by the coding sequence CGGGATCAGCTATAGCAACCCGGCTGAATTATTCAAAGTTCAAAAAAATGAATTCATTATTGGTGGAACCGCTTTTTATGCCGATCTGAGATTTTCCGGCAATGTATTAAATTTCAATACGTTTCAGTATGACACAGGCGCCAGCTCTTCCAACCGCTACAGCCTTCTGCCTTATGGCCGTATTGCCACACGGGTTGATAGCAAAATGGTGGTTGGGGTTGATGTCACCGAGCCGTTCCACTCCAATCTGATGTGGGGCAGACACGCCGTTACCCGTTATGCGGCCACGGAAACACTTTTGACGGACGTTGAATTCACCCCAAGGTTTTCCTATAGTTTCACTCCGCAGTTGTACGGTGGCGGAGGAATCAATTTTAATTTCCTGAAAAACAATGAAACCAACTGGGCTCTGCCGGTTGGTCCAGGCCCAACCGATTACGACACTCTGGTTAACAGAACATCCGGATTTGGCGTTGGTTATAACGCCGGCTTGTATTATGTTATCAATCAGACGAATTTTTTAGGTGCGGTCTATTATTCATCGATCAAACAATCGTCGCGCGGAACCAGTTTTTTAAATGGCGTGGCCAACAGTGCACTGCAATTTAATTTCCGCATGCCATCCACCACCGTGCTGAATTACGTTCACATTTTTAATCCTTATTGGCTGGCAAGCATTCAGGTTTTTAATGTCAGATGGGATCAAAATCAATTCGCACGCATAAAAAATACGGCCGCCCCGCCGCCCGTAGGTCCGAATTTCACATTCACCATGGGGTACGAGGACACCTGGTCGTTCGCGGCAGCCGTTCGCCATCAACTCAATGATAAACTGGGACTAACGGCGATTTTTCTACAGGATAACGGGCCTGAACAGGATCATCTGCGCACGATTAATTTTCCGTCCGACGTACAATATTTCGGCGGTTTATCCGCTGATTACCAGGTAAGCAAAAACACAAGCGTCCAGTTTCTTTATGGACAGGTTTATTCCAATACATTAATCGCGAATTTTGTCGCGGCAAACGGCCAATCCATTCCTTTTACGGCCGGGAGAGTACGCATCCATGCGGACGTGATCGAATTAAGGTTTAAAATTCAAACCTAA
- the ettA gene encoding energy-dependent translational throttle protein EttA: MSQYIFTMNHVSKTVDNQRVILKDISLSFFPGAKIGVLGLNGSGKSTLLRIMAGVEQQFEGEARPQPGIKIGYLAQEPELDLNKTVRDVVEEGVAEIKEKLRKFDEISMRFAEPMSDDEMNDLLMQQGELQNDIEAAGGWDLDRKLDVAANALRLPDWDAVINQLSGGERRRVALCRLLLSNPDMLLLDEPTNHLDAESVAWLERYLEEFSGTVVAITHDRYFLDNAAQWILELDRGEGIPYKGNYTSWLEQKEARLAMEEKQQASHQRSIKAELEWVRTSPKGRHAKNKARLARFEEMNSREFQKRNETNELYIPPGERLGDLVIEAINLGKSFSDRLLIDNLNFKLPKGGILGIIGPNGAGKSTFLKMITGQEKPDSGEIRLGDTVNLAYVDQMRDHLDDNKTVWQEISDGHDIMQVGSFQIPSRAYVGRFNFKGADQQKKMFQLSGGERNRVHLAKLLKSGGNVLLLDEPSNDLDVETLRSLEDAILNFPGCVIVISHDRWFLDRVCTHLMAFEGDSQVVYIEGNYTDYEADRKRRLGDEAGRPSRIKYRRLTA; this comes from the coding sequence ATGTCGCAGTATATTTTTACAATGAATCATGTCAGTAAAACTGTCGATAACCAACGGGTTATCCTCAAGGATATTTCCCTGAGTTTTTTCCCGGGCGCCAAAATTGGTGTTCTGGGTTTAAACGGTTCCGGCAAATCAACTTTATTACGGATCATGGCCGGGGTTGAGCAGCAATTTGAGGGAGAAGCAAGACCTCAGCCCGGCATCAAAATCGGATATCTTGCCCAGGAACCGGAACTTGATTTAAACAAAACCGTACGGGATGTCGTTGAGGAAGGTGTTGCGGAAATCAAGGAAAAATTGCGGAAATTTGATGAAATCAGCATGCGGTTTGCCGAACCGATGAGCGACGATGAAATGAATGATTTACTCATGCAGCAGGGCGAGCTGCAAAACGACATTGAAGCGGCCGGCGGCTGGGATCTTGACAGAAAGCTGGATGTCGCGGCTAATGCTCTGCGCCTTCCTGACTGGGATGCGGTCATTAATCAGTTATCGGGAGGAGAACGCCGGCGAGTCGCCCTTTGCCGCTTGCTGCTGTCAAATCCCGACATGCTTTTACTGGATGAACCCACCAACCATCTTGATGCTGAAAGTGTTGCCTGGCTTGAGCGCTATCTGGAAGAGTTTTCCGGAACAGTTGTGGCCATCACCCACGATCGTTATTTTCTGGATAACGCCGCACAGTGGATTCTTGAGCTGGATCGCGGCGAAGGCATCCCCTATAAAGGGAATTATACCTCCTGGCTGGAACAGAAAGAGGCTCGCCTGGCTATGGAAGAAAAGCAGCAGGCGTCGCATCAGCGTTCTATCAAGGCGGAACTGGAATGGGTGCGTACCTCACCAAAGGGTCGCCATGCCAAAAACAAAGCCCGCCTGGCTCGCTTTGAAGAGATGAATTCCAGGGAGTTCCAGAAGCGTAACGAAACCAACGAATTGTATATTCCGCCCGGGGAGCGTCTTGGTGATTTGGTGATAGAAGCGATCAATCTTGGCAAATCGTTCAGTGATCGGCTATTGATTGATAACCTGAATTTTAAATTACCCAAAGGTGGTATTCTTGGAATTATCGGTCCCAATGGTGCCGGAAAATCAACGTTTTTAAAGATGATCACAGGTCAGGAAAAGCCTGATAGTGGAGAAATCAGACTAGGGGATACGGTTAACCTCGCTTATGTGGATCAGATGCGGGATCACCTTGACGATAACAAGACGGTTTGGCAGGAAATTTCTGACGGCCACGATATTATGCAGGTTGGTTCTTTCCAGATTCCATCCCGAGCTTATGTCGGGCGCTTTAATTTTAAAGGTGCCGATCAGCAGAAAAAAATGTTTCAGCTTTCCGGCGGAGAACGTAATCGAGTGCATCTGGCCAAATTATTAAAAAGCGGCGGCAATGTCTTGTTACTGGACGAACCCAGTAATGATCTGGATGTGGAAACGCTGAGATCCCTGGAAGACGCGATATTGAATTTTCCGGGATGCGTTATAGTGATTTCCCATGACCGCTGGTTTCTTGATCGGGTATGTACTCATTTAATGGCTTTTGAAGGAGATTCCCAGGTCGTTTATATTGAAGGAAACTATACGGATTACGAAGCGGATAGAAAACGTCGTCTTGGAGATGAGGCTGGCAGACCGTCGAGAATCAAATACCGACGTTTAACGGCATGA
- a CDS encoding L,D-transpeptidase → MKKIVWAGLSLSLVLSGCVEMDESTLITDDAGYVHRTIHYLKDKRGRDYFPLKTTATGKKQFIFDPKAYAWAAYDEEGNRVMTGGASGGKDFCEDVGQTCRTVTGTFRLYNKKGLECRSGEYPVETTGGAKMPYCMYFFRGYTIHAAYEVPYANSSHGCVRVFPSAAKWLNEEFMTRGTQVTILSYPGDDKNPAS, encoded by the coding sequence ATGAAAAAAATAGTATGGGCAGGGCTATCCTTATCCCTCGTGCTGTCCGGATGCGTGGAAATGGACGAATCTACCTTGATTACGGACGACGCCGGCTATGTGCATCGAACAATCCATTATCTCAAGGACAAGCGGGGACGAGATTACTTCCCGCTAAAAACAACCGCTACCGGGAAAAAACAATTTATTTTTGATCCCAAAGCTTACGCCTGGGCCGCATACGATGAAGAGGGTAACCGGGTTATGACCGGCGGTGCCTCGGGGGGAAAGGATTTTTGTGAAGACGTGGGGCAGACCTGCCGAACGGTTACCGGAACCTTTCGTCTATACAACAAAAAGGGGCTGGAATGTCGTTCCGGCGAGTATCCGGTTGAAACAACCGGTGGGGCAAAAATGCCTTATTGCATGTATTTTTTTCGAGGCTATACCATTCATGCGGCGTATGAAGTTCCTTATGCCAACTCCAGCCATGGCTGCGTCCGCGTTTTTCCCAGTGCGGCCAAATGGCTTAATGAGGAGTTTATGACGCGCGGAACCCAGGTTACGATTCTGTCTTACCCCGGTGATGATAAAAATCCTGCGAGTTAG